Genomic DNA from Bacteroidota bacterium:
GATCAGGAATTGCATCATCGATTATGTGCAGAACTATGGGATAAGTTGGGTGATCCTGGGCGGGGATGCTGATGCCGGTAACGCAGCAGAAAATATTATTCCCCACAGAGGCTTTTATTGCAATGCATACAGCACTCCTGAAGATGACCTTCCTGCAGATCTTTATTACTCCAACCTGGATGGAACCTGGGATAACGACAACGACAACCGCTACGGGGAGCCCGGGGAAGAAGATCTTTACGCGGAAGTTGCCATTGGCCGTTTCTGTGTTGACAACAACGACGAGATCAACAATATGATCCAGAAACATATCCGTTACCAGGATGCACCCGTCCTGGATGATATTGAAAAATCCCTCTTCCTGGGTGAAATGCTTTGGCCTGAACCGACCTGGGGCGGTGATTACAAGGATGAAGTTGCTTTTGGCAGCTCCAACCACGGATACACGACCGTTGGACTTTCCCCAAATTTCAATATCACATTTTTATATGAACGCGATGGGTACTGGGATAAATACGATGTATTTGATCAGTATAGCAACGTAGGGGTCAATCTTCGCAATCACCTCGGACATTCAAGTACAACCTATAATATGCTGATGTATACCTCCGACCTGACCACAACAAACTTTTCCAATGATGGGATCAACCGTGGACTGGCGATAGGCTATTCACAAGGTTGTTACAACGGTGCCTTTGATAACCGGGAAACCAGTCCGGGATATTATGTGGAAGATTGTTTTTCGGAAAAGATCACCAGCATTGAAACCGCTGAAGTTGCCAACATCGGGAACTCACGCTATGGATGGGGGCAACATATGAGTACCGACGGGGCCTCCCAGTATTTCGACCGGCAATTCTTCGATGCCATTTTTGGTGAAGAGATCACCATGATAGGTGAAGCAAACCGGGATTCCAAGGAAGATAATATCGGATACATTAATGGCCACGATGGCGCCATACGCTGGTGTTACTATGAACTTAACCTTTTCGGTGATCCAACCATGGATATCTGGACTGCCATGCCTCTTCCCATTGTTGCTAGTTATCCGATGGCTATACCTGTCGGAGCTCAATATATCAACTTCTCTACCGATGCTCCCGGCGCCCGTATTGGTTTGATGCAGAATGGAATCCTTATCGGCAGAGGACTGACTGACAACAATGGAGAACTGAACCTGGTGTTATTTGACCCGCTTTCCAATCAGGAACCTATCCAGGTATCCATCATTGCACACAACAGAGTACGCCATATAGGCAATATCATTGTTATCACCGATGAACCCTTTGTTGTCTATGACCAGCACATTGTACATGACACCGCAGGAAACAACAACGGCAAAATGGATTTCGGCGAATTCGTTACACTTGAAATGACCGTTAAAAATGCCGGCCTGGTCGATGCAAATAATGTAATTGTTAAACTCAGAAGTATTGATCCCTATATTACAATAATTGATTCATCGGAAAATTTCGGAGATATTGCCTCAGGAGCAACCAAAACCATTGACGGAGCCTTCTCAGTTACCATTGCTGACAATGTCCCCGACAATCATCTTCTCAATTTTGATGTAGTTGCATCTGCAGACACCACCTGGATCAGTTATTTCAGTAACCTTGCCTTTGGCCCCGAACTGACTATCATGGAAATGGTTATTGATGATAGTCAGGGAAACAACAACGGAAGGCTTGACCCGGGTGAAAATGCTATCATTAAAGTGAAAAATAAAAATACCGGTCACTGCGTGGCTGACGACTGCTATGCTACATTGTCCACCAATTGTTATTACCTGGAGCTGATGAATACCGAAGACTCCATAGGTACACTATCGCAACTCGGATACAAGTGGGCAGAATTTGAGGTTAATGTTGATCCGGAAGCACCCAATGGAGTGATCATTGCCAATCTGAACTATCACTTGAATTCCTGTGCCTATAGTAAATCCAAAACCTTTAAGAGAAAACTGGGACTACTGGTTGAAGATTTTGAAACAGGCAACTTTACCAAGTTCAACTGGCAGATGTCAGGGAACACCCCCTGGCAGATCACAACCAATTATCCCTACGAAGGGTTTTATAGTGCCAAATCCGGTTTGATTGGTAACGGGCAGAGTTCAGAAATCTCTCTTACCATGAAAACCATGACGGCCGATACCATTTCGTTTGTGAAAAAAGTATCATCGGAGCAGGATATGGATAAACTTAAGTTCTTTATGAACGGGAACCTGGTTGCAGAATGGTCAGGAACATACCAGGGATGGACAACGGAGAAGTTTTATGTTCCCGTTGGAAACCATAATTTTAAATGGGTATACCAGAAAGACGGCACCGGCAGTGCCGGTGCCGACCAGGCATGGCTCGATTATATCATCCTTCCGCCCAAGGCAACACTAACCTGTTATGCAGGTCCCGACGACTTTGTTTGCGATGAAAACCCATTCCAATGCCTGGGACAGGCAACTGCCTGGACATCAATAACCTGGTCGACATCCGGAAGCGGATCCTTCAGCAATCCCAATATCCTGCAACCACAGTATTATCCCTCCCAGGACGATATTCTGTCGGGGAACATCACACTTACCATCTCAGTCACCGGTGAAGGCACAAGCGACGATGATGCTATGAACCTTACATTTCATGAATCTCTTACTGCACCGGCTAAACCTGATGGGCCTGATTATATCGATGTGTATATCACTCCTTACAGTGATTATACAACACAGGAAATATCAGGTGCATGGTATTACGAATGGTTGCTTAATCCGGCCGAAGCCGGCACCATTGACGGAAATGGACTCACAGTTACGGTAAACTGGAACAGCGATTACC
This window encodes:
- a CDS encoding T9SS type A sorting domain-containing protein; this encodes MKKYVLLAVMMMAVTGLLSQSIIKTWHFPQPVLHTSDDGFTEIFYEDCYNYGPEGHPLMPHKGVSLLLPQEESILEIRIVSEKYYSGSQNLTIKPAARQFPLSQTIQDYSVKPDASVYGSDVPYPAELIADQSTHFLSGHGMGAFTICPVKYIPLRNEVAFLESITLEIITEKTAEASEAQRFLKDDDIIKTRINRIADNPGQIKDYSYPTKRSSTEADILLISNQALLAQFDSYISFKESTGYIVVTETTENIYASFSGDDSQDKIRNCIIDYVQNYGISWVILGGDADAGNAAENIIPHRGFYCNAYSTPEDDLPADLYYSNLDGTWDNDNDNRYGEPGEEDLYAEVAIGRFCVDNNDEINNMIQKHIRYQDAPVLDDIEKSLFLGEMLWPEPTWGGDYKDEVAFGSSNHGYTTVGLSPNFNITFLYERDGYWDKYDVFDQYSNVGVNLRNHLGHSSTTYNMLMYTSDLTTTNFSNDGINRGLAIGYSQGCYNGAFDNRETSPGYYVEDCFSEKITSIETAEVANIGNSRYGWGQHMSTDGASQYFDRQFFDAIFGEEITMIGEANRDSKEDNIGYINGHDGAIRWCYYELNLFGDPTMDIWTAMPLPIVASYPMAIPVGAQYINFSTDAPGARIGLMQNGILIGRGLTDNNGELNLVLFDPLSNQEPIQVSIIAHNRVRHIGNIIVITDEPFVVYDQHIVHDTAGNNNGKMDFGEFVTLEMTVKNAGLVDANNVIVKLRSIDPYITIIDSSENFGDIASGATKTIDGAFSVTIADNVPDNHLLNFDVVASADTTWISYFSNLAFGPELTIMEMVIDDSQGNNNGRLDPGENAIIKVKNKNTGHCVADDCYATLSTNCYYLELMNTEDSIGTLSQLGYKWAEFEVNVDPEAPNGVIIANLNYHLNSCAYSKSKTFKRKLGLLVEDFETGNFTKFNWQMSGNTPWQITTNYPYEGFYSAKSGLIGNGQSSEISLTMKTMTADTISFVKKVSSEQDMDKLKFFMNGNLVAEWSGTYQGWTTEKFYVPVGNHNFKWVYQKDGTGSAGADQAWLDYIILPPKATLTCYAGPDDFVCDENPFQCLGQATAWTSITWSTSGSGSFSNPNILQPQYYPSQDDILSGNITLTISVTGEGTSDDDAMNLTFHESLTAPAKPDGPDYIDVYITPYSDYTTQEISGAWYYEWLLNPAEAGTIDGNGLTVTVNWNSDYLGQAQISAAAINECGAGLYSETLDITIDNTVGIPGNEQTASTLRIIPNPNQGIFKLEWDLAGNETATRLQITNILGEVIYTVEALPGESFTELDLSSMKGGLYFAVISNGKDRIVRKLLITK